Within Paramormyrops kingsleyae isolate MSU_618 chromosome 24, PKINGS_0.4, whole genome shotgun sequence, the genomic segment TTGcagcttttgttttcatgtggGACAGAACAACCATGTGTCTGTTGTTACCATCATTTGCTCATCCAGTCAAAATATAGGGCTTGGGATCTTTTTGTGTTGTAATGATCTTCCATTTCTGTTTCCAAAACCAGAAAGCCTGTTCACTCATGTCCtcttgaatgtgtgtgtgttttttgttgcaACAGCAGCTGTGAggatttttaagcatttaaaaaagTTCCCATTTCTACCATGTGTCACAATCCACCCTAAAGTACATTAATGACAGCATTTTCGATATAAAAAGTCTGTCCAAAATTATTGCCCTTATTACTTGCATGTTATTTGATTTTGCTCTGCGAATCAACAGCAGTATTAGACCAATTTCTGTGACGCTGTCTTTGCATTCAATCACATATCAAGCctaatttcattcattcatcattcATTAAAACTGAAACAGTTTACCAAGGACCTTTGGCACCAGGAGCAAAATTTTCAGGATGTTTCTATTATTTACATGAAGATGGGAAGCAGGTTGGATGGAGGAGGCCTGAAAAGTGAAGAACCAGAACGAAGCACGATGCAGCTTCTGTTGTTTTTGGTTCTCAGACATGAGAGGAAGGATCACACCACTGCAGGGTTTGGACATATCGTTTCCACACAGGCAGGCCGCTGCCGTGTTTTGCTGCAGATATGTAATTGTTCTGGTGGTCACCCGCAATTTCCTCACATTGCATTTGGTTCTCAGCTGTTATCGAACTCACATCATGATTAAGTAAACACACCGTTTCAGAGAACGTCGCGTCCAGCAAAGGCAAGCAACATATTTGCCAACACAGCAGATCTCTCAGTTTTGTTGAAgaaattatttaagaaatatgcTGCACTGGAACGTTGTGAAAGAATGTGAAATCAAAAATCTTACCCAATATTAATGCAGGATACTGCTTGATCCATCAACAAACTGCTGTTAAAACTGTGCAGCAAAACAATCAGTCAAAATGATTCTAGTTTTATATAGCAAACGTAAAGCAAGAACTACAATGTTTGATCTCACACAAGTGTGTTAAATTGAATGTCCAGCATTAATCTGCACCAGCACTATCAGACAAATAGTGACCAGAAGTCACCTCTGGCCAGCAAGTTAAGAAAAgatgatatttaatcatctgAAAAACCAGAAGGTGGAATGTTAGAGAAGCAGAACTGTGAACGTCTATGTACAGAGTCTTGTATTCTTACTTTGTATTCATCCATCAAACCAGCCATACATGCTTTAACACCTTATCCTGTTTACGATGGTGGGAATTTTTTCTCCCAAGTATGGAAGATTTAATTATCTATAATGTTTCCTTAGAAGAATGCTGTCACATTGGATTACGCTCCCACTTGAAGATACCTATAGAATGTCTCACACGCACGTGACTGAACACCTAGCTGAACATCTCTGGCCAGTTACCCCAACTCTCCGTGTGCAGTGCGGTCGTGTTGACTGAACAATGCTGTCAGTGTGTTTATGACACGCTGCAGAGACTCTGCCCCCGAATGAGTCACTCAGGGTATCACGGCTCTTAGGCCAGAAGACGTGAGGCCACGTCCGTCGTAGACCCTCTTCCAACACCCAACGTCGCTCCCCACTTAAAGTACTGAAATGCTTCAAGCTCCTTCCTTCATTTCCACACCCAGCAGGTCTAATGGTTAATTATCTCAGGCCCATTTATGCAAACCATTCCAACACTGTATGAGTAACCCATTGATGACATAGTCAAGTGCAGATAATTCCAGGGTGTTGAATGTCCTTTAGAGTGGGATTGCCCTGGGTAAATTCCCCCGTGCTCTTAGTCACAAGGTGTACAGGTGGAGTAAGAAAGAGCATCCACGTTCAAGGTTAAATTCAGGGGTGAGGTTGGGGTTGGCGTCTTACCTGATGGATGAAGCGAAAGATCACGCAGCATCCCTGTTGGATCCTTCTCGTTGTCCAGGGTTGAATCTAAGGAATCTATCCCAGAGTTCTGTGGGGCACAGGTGCTGGTACCAGGATTCTGGAATAAACAACATTAGCAGATCACCAAAATTACATGACTCATGTTCTGCAGTTTCAATCAGTGAATGCAGCCTGGGCCTTCGGAGGTATCTTGGAGTAATACTTCTCCACAAAAAGTTAGTCCTTTTGTTCTGCATTGAGGGCGCGAGGCGCCCACAGGCAGAGGCAGCTTGCCGATATGAATCTGAGATGAAACCATCATCACTACAGTTTCCGCCTCTCTTGTCCCCACTGAGAGCAGAGGCGTGCCCAGCATCCCTCAGCACCCTTAAAAACCAGCAGCTTCCCATAGGAGATGCCATCAGACGGCAGTGTTTCTCTGTCATGCCGAACAGGCTCGGCCAGCACACGTTAAACTGACTCACGGCCAGTGAAAAATAACAATTTAAAAAGAATTACGCGCAGTTTTAGATAGTAACAGTTAAAAATCTGGACACATGTCTCTGTTTTTGCTCTGTTATTCACCAAGGCCTCAAGGAAATGAAGTAAGACATATTAAATATTGCATTGGCCAAGAGTAGTATTGAATATCAAAAATTTTTCTTATattttagactcttcaaaatattcaattcaattcaattttatttgtatagtgcattttcacaacattacattgtctcaaggCTTTTTGCATTATCCCAGCCCAAAGCTCCCAAACTCCCAAGAAGGAAGAatccttgggaggaaccagactcagagggggagcccatcctgcagTGGGAGGTAGAGTAAGTCCAAAATAGCAAAGTCACAATTTATAAAGTTAAATTTGTGTAATAAGACCCGGGCCCCCCCATAACCCGAAAATGGAAAAGGGAAGGGAAATTGTGCATTGTCCAGGTGTAAATGCGGAAGGTCCAGCTGATGTCAGGACAGGAAGGTGAGGAAGCTGCTTCCTTCGGCGGGATTGAGGGGTGGTACGGTCCGGCAGCCGGCAGGTGAGGATGGCAGATGTGTAGTCAGGCTGGGTGGGCAGACAGGAAACTGCCCGCCGTCAGGATAGAGAACTGAACAGTGCATCAAGAGAACTGTGTGACTAATAGATGAAATTGTGAGTTTATTTTGTAGTGCAGTGTGGAGATAAGGAGACTCCGGCAGGTCTAATTAACTACGGCAGCTTAACTAGGTAAGAGAGATGGGGGGGAATCACAGGCAGGAGGAATTGCTGAGCACCAGCACTTCAACGTGTCTGATGTGTGGAAAGAGGCACGGTGGCCCCCGCCGTTTGAGCATGCCACACCACGTGCTGCTGTGCTGTGTGACCAGCAACACGCTTGCGCAATTCTCAGATGGCTTATGTTTACAGACCAGAGTTTACAGAACAGAGTTTACAGCCTCATCCAAATGATTCAAAAGCACAAGTTTGTAATCATTTAAACAGGATGTGTGGGTAAAAACCCAGCAGATTCCGATGCTCGGGCTGCAGAAACGCCGTCACTGCGACTCACAGCATCTCTTGTATGAAGATACAATGGAAGCTCCTCCCATTGGTGTCCACAATAGTGTGGAAACGGGTACGAGTCTCTGGGGAGGAAGGACAACTCCAACTACGCAAAACTCCCGTCGTTATATGATGCTGGTATTTCCAAGATCCCCAATTCGGTGAAGGAATGTGATGTTTCAATGAGAACGAGCAGGTAGAAAGGACAAACTCAAGGACAATGACACAGGACATAGACAGGCTCATCGAGGTTGGAATGAGGAAGGGAACATTGGGGTTCGAACCTGGGAAGAGATACGGTGACATGAGACAGGGATGGAATAAATGGCGTCCTTTTCTGAGGTAGGAACAGGACTGATGGCAAATCTTGAGGCAACACAAAAGGGCAACTGCCTTTTTGTAGGGGAGTGAAATTAGACTGAACAGATGGCTTTGGGGCGGGGTTTTATCCTCCCAGGGAGCACAGAGCAGGATTGCAGGGTTGTGGCTGCTTTAACATGCTGATTCAGCATCTAAGGACACATGGGACATCCAATCACGAGACTGGGCTACTACTAGGGATTAAAAAATGCCAGCCAATCACGAGACTGGGCCACCCCAAGGCTGCACAAAAGCCAGCCAATCGTGAGACTGGGCCACCCCTAGGGTTCGGCaaatgccagccaatcacaaggCTGGGCCACCCCTCAGGCTTGACAAATGCCAGCCAATTACAAGACTGGGCCACCCCAAGACTCTGGCAAAAGTCAGCCAATCATATGTAAATCTTTATTACTGAGAAGGCATGGTAGATACAAGCTATTCAAGCACTGAAGATTTACCATaatgatacatttaaaaaacatattaGGAGATGTACCATATTGACAAAAGTATCgagacacccctccaaatcattgaattcaggtgttccaatcacttccacagccacaggtgtataaaatcaaacacCTAGACATGCAAACTGCTTCTACAGATATTTGTgaagaatgggtcgctctcaggagctcagtgaattcaagcatggtaccgtgataggatgccacctgtgtaATAAGGccattcatgaaatttcctcgctactaaatattccacggtcaactgttagtggtattacaACAATGTGGAAGCAATtaggaacaacagcaactcggCCACTAAGTGAATGAGGCGTACATttgaggcgcacagtgtgcagaagtcgccaactgtctgcagggtcaatagctacagacctccaaactttgtgtggccttcagattagctgaagaacagtgtgtagagaacttcatggaatgggtttccatggccgagcagctgcatccaagccttacatcaccaagtgcaatgcaaagcgtcggatgcagtgctgtaaagcacactgccactggactctagagcagtgaatacgtgttctctggagtaacgaatcatgcttctctgtccggtggatgagtctgggtttggcggttgccaggagaacggtacttgcctgactgcattgtgccaagtgtaaagtttggaggaggggggattatggtgggGGGTTCTTtgtcaggggttgggcttggacccttagttccagtgagaGGAAtttttaatgctgcagcattcaaagccattttggacaatttcatgctcccaactttgtgggaacagttaggggatggccccttcctgttccaacatgactgcacaccagtgcacaaagcaaggtccataatgGATGAGAGAGTCtgatgtggaggaacttgactggcctgcacagagccctgacctcaacccgatagaacatctttgggatgaattagagcagacACTTGAGATGATgactggttgggggggggggggggggggggggtgaatggaTCAGGCCTGCTGAGGCTGTTTACCTGCAGCTTCATGACAGCCCCCCTGCCACATGTGATGACACACGTTGTTCAATCTAGATGGTTGCTCAATATCCCTCCATTTTACAAGAAGCCTGTCGCAATGGGGCCAAGAATCACTGTGGTCGACACATTGCTGCCTGTGGCTGCTTCCTGTGGCTCTGACTGCACAATATCAGAGCACTGGGGGGCATCAAATGTGAAGCCAGGTTTGTGAGCCTTGAATGCAATCAGAGTCTCTCCGTCCTTCTCTTTTAAAGCAATCAGTGTCTCTTCATCTTTCTCTTTTAAAGCAATAGGTGTCTCTCTATCCATCTCTTTTAAAGTAATCATGTCTATCCTTCTCTTTTAAAGCAATTGTGTCTCTCCATCCCTCTCTTTCTCATTCCATGACATCAGCCTTGCTTGGCATCCTTGGCTTCTTTGTGGTCCTACATCTCGCAGTAGCTGTGTCCTCCTCTAGGGGGAGCAGTGAGCAGGCTAATTCATTTAGGCAATTGACATCCCTGAACACATGAGGAATGGTCTATGCCATGTGGTATTTGGCAACTAAGACCTGCCAGCTGTACCGTGTCTATAATTCACCCAGATTACATCAGCTGGCGCGTTTCTAGCTTACCCAGAAGACCACTACATCTTGTGGGTCTAACGTTCCGAGTTATGAAGACTCAGAAAATCCACAGGATGTTATGAGTCCTTGCACGGCACATAAAAGATACCTCCAGACAGCTGCTAGCTGAGACACCAGCCTCCGCGAACCCCAAATGCAGGAAGggatacaggggcggggccattGGGGCATTGGCCTCagctaaaagctgattggcccgtggagtggcccctcccctgtcactcaccaattcaaaagaTAGCATTGGCTAATGATATGGCTGGCCTCTCTGTATGAATGACAGCCCCTCTTACGCCACCCAAAATTTCCTAGAATTGCCCCTGCTCGAGGGATAAGGGGATTTCTATACATTTCCAGTCAGTGTTTGTTTGAAGATTTTACGGTAAGATCTTAATAATGGATAAATCACAGCGCACTTCTGGTGTAGAACGTCTGCCCAGGTGTTGCAGGGCTCATAGACCTCTGTGATCATCCTTCCAAAACTCACATTTGGATCTCGACTTACTGAAAAAGGTACTTAAGCCCCCAGAACTGAACTAGTGCTCAACTGCATGCATCTATGCAGCAATGACTGggatctctaaattgcctgtcaCTTTACTGAGTGTCTGGAGTCCTTCACCGTCCTGTTGCTCTAGATGGAAACGGAAATATTAGCACAAGAAAAAGGTGCCCTGAATCTCAAATACACCGATAGAGTTGTTACTCAGTCCTCAATTCCATAAAACAGTCTCTTTTAACTAGGTTGTGGCTAAAAATACCCTGAGTCATTTCCTTAAGAGCTGGTGGGCACACACCCAGTCTGCTATGGGCAAGTGTGCAACAGGCATCTGCATGATTAAGTACTTTAACGGAAAAGGTGTATTCCCAAAGCACACAAGGACCctctggaaaaagaaaaaaagacacatAGACTTGTGGGAGGAGTGaagacagaaaaacagcaggagCGAGGAAGACAGACAAGGAGCAGGGGTCAAGCCAAACATTCCCAGAAGGCCGCCTACATACCTGATGCCTAATAGGGTGGGGGGTTTTAAACGGGGAACAAGTGGAGAGGCAGTTCAGCAGGTCCCGAGGATAAACCAGTCAAGAAACACTGAAGTACACATGGTTCGAATCACGGACACAGGCTCCCTTAAAAGCCTCCCCTGAgacgtttggggggggggggctctaagAAACTGTGCACTTTTGTGTTATaggttatattttattttatggttCCCAAAAGAAAATAGTATGCACGTGACAAATGCTGCGCATTTATTCGTTCATTACATTACATTCTCCGAACATCTGTCTCCACTAATTAACTCAGTTCTGTGTTTATTCTCTCCGCGGCCACCCATTCGTGGCGAATTATtagatttatatatttttgcatgtgaattcggaccatCGAATTTCCcatgcatatttccaatgcataaatattcaatgttagaatttcagtggcatataaaattcaaattgtgatgacagatttacttccatagaTTTACGTACCAGCCGAAGCCCTCGTCGCTGAGTGGACGTATAGGTATCTGAATGGAAGTCGTTAAATTAAGAAGGCAAACAGTGTTGGTTTCCAGTATTTCCGGGCGGTTATTGAATAGTCAGAATGTTCTAATACGACTGTTCTAAGCCTCTCTGCGGCGGAAATACACATGCAATCTAGGATTCCAAGTAGTGCCCCTTGCTATATATAGTCTTGCACGCATTATCAATATGCACCGTTTAAAATTCAAGGTGACCTTAATTACCAGCCATGTATGCGACGACTCGATGAAATTGCGGGTAACATGTTCTCGTTATCATTGGTTGAATTCGTTAGGCATAATTGGGCTACTCCATATTTAGAAACCAATTAAACGCTAACGCTGCTTTGAACCCCAAACACGGTGAATAAAACCGGCAGTTTTATccaactcttaatgcttcaatCCGATTGAGATTAAAATTAATCGTAGGTGTAACCGGTAGAAACGGAGCAAAGTGCTGTAAACTAGACAAAGGTATACATTTGAATAGCAGCTGACTGAGCAGTGTGTAGCACTGTATCGGCATCTCTCCACGCGTCCGGAAGGCTGTGGGTTCACATCCTATGGTCTGTAGGCTATTGGAGTATCCTTCTTATTGCtgagctcttgagcaaggctcttaaccttAGCCCTCTAACCCCAGATGATCTTTCATTGGTAGCAACACGGGGAGTGTGAAAACCCTTGAAATTCGCACATTTTAatcttaatttaatatttatcgTGTGTTAATTTTATCCGACAGTGGTCAGACAAAACAGCATGTGTATAACGGTACATATGGCTTCTGTGCGACTTGTGCGTTTCCAGGAATAAAACTTTACCTCTTCAAAGCAGAACAATTTGTGTCGTTATCAGGACAAATTAAACCACCAGCGGCCAGATTTCAGCCGATTAACTCAAAATGGCAATTTCCCTTTTAGGGGGCAGAAAATCCAGCTGTAGGTACCTGCGTTTTGTTTAGACAACATAAGCCGTGTTATTTCTACTACAAGTGTGACTCActcgttaaaaaaaaacatgaccgCTCTTGAACGCGGGGGAAGCCGTCTGTCGAGCTGGGCTTCCCCGTCCGCCTACGCGGGTTTATGACTCAAGGCcaattcatactgaaaatccgGAACCGATATGTATTTTTAGAATCATATGAGCACATTAGGTTATGTTGCTGAATATGAAACTAGCGACTAAGTGTAATTATTTGCGTGATTAGAGCGCGTCTTTACAAAACCCGAAATCTGATGACCAGTATCAACGGGTATCGACTTTTAAAGTGGACCAAGATCATTCAGACAGTGCAGTAGGACAGGATATGCTGCTCCTGTTCAGATCAGGCTGGCATTCTAATTTTAGCTTCAGATGTTGTGTCGTTGATTCTTTCGCCTTGTCTGCATTGCACATTGTAACTTTCAGTAGTTATAGGCATACTGGCGAACAGTCCCGGTTGATTCCTCGGTAATTTCACGCGCAAAGGTAGAAATTCATGTGATTAATGAAGGTAAACAATATTATTTAAAGACGTGACGTACATGAAACCAGCTACAGGGTGTTGGCTTAACTTATAGGCTGTCCCATTTGAAAACACGCCTCATTACAGCTAAGGCCGCAGTTCAGTGACCAGCCAGTACAATTGGTTCAGATCCCAGCATTGTGCAATTTGTTTCTTGAGGCAGAGTTCTGATAGGATCACGCCATACACATAGTGTGCGGGGTGTGGAAGGCAGGACTACCATGAAATGACAGCCAGCATACCTGAGATTGGCCCAGAAAATTTCTTCAGTAAATACAAGCAGGTGCCAAATAAAAATCAGTCCAGACATCTGCATCGGAAGACTAAAATCCACTACTCAGCAACAATGAAAGTAAAATACAAAATCCGTAAACATAGTTTCCTTCTGTTATTGAATCGAACCGATATTATCTTACAAAATCTCCCACGTGGTTGTACGCGCCTGTGCATTTGCACCAGTGTCACTGTTCACAGCTAGACCACGGGGGGAAAATAAACCAGATCTAATGTTAATGAACCACGAAAGAGGAGACCCCGCTGGGCTCCAGCCTAACTGAGCTCCTCTGTGCCGGCAAGGCCCCGGGGACCGTGCAGGTGGGCGTCGCCCTCCCGGCGTCCAGCTGTCTGTCGGCGTCGCTACGAGCGGCGGCTAGCTAGCGCTGGCAGGTCCCGGCTCGACGGCTCAGCTTCTCCTCCTGGGCTCGGTGTGCACCATGGGCCACACGCTGCACAGGAACTGGACAGGGGGCATCCTCGTCtctcattattatcattaacaGAGAACAGGCTACCACTAGGCTTTGATCATGCTGCCATCTGCTGTTTGCATCGTGAACTGCAGCCGGATAATACCAACCTTCACTTGGGGTCTTCGTCTGAGGTATGTGGCCCTCGTCTGGAGGCTAAGGAAGGGCAGAGGGTTTTTGTCAGGCGGGGAAGAGTCGTTTCGGGTGAACTCTGACCGTTCAGACACCCTTGTTTCACCATGACGCGTCAACCATTTGCGGAGGAGCAATGGTATCAATGAAGGTTTGCCGTTGTCATGTTTTACCTCAGGAGGATGTGCAGGTGTGAGCCCAGGCCTGTCAGGATGTGCCACCAGGCATGGAACTGGGTAACTGCCCCGATCAATGGGGGCAGGTTCTGGCGGCTCGCCCTGTAGAAGGGGCAGATGATCGAAAACCAAGCATGAGACCAAAATAAACTACTCCGTCCCCGAGATTTAGCAAAGACTCCATATAAAGAAAATGACCAGCTGCGAGTTGCCAGGGAGACACCTTGACCCTGCCGTTACAAGGTCTCTCTGAGGCCGATCGGCCCTACGAAAAATGATTAGCTCAGatggataaccaatcagattgcagaagtgggtcctctagttgcttggacccacctcctctgcgatctgattggttatctctctcaaccaatcatttttcgttctgccctcacgTAAGTAAAACCCCCACAAGCACCTCAGGCCTCTACCTCAGTGTGTCACACAGCAGGTTGTCCACGTTCCAGAAGACGAAGCCCAGGAAGAAGATGGCCAGTGAGGCGTAACACAGGGACCTATGCCACGGGTACACCCTGCCAGAGCCGGGATGAGGACAAGCATTTATTTACACCTCTGTCATCCAGCAGCTGCacgtaaaaaaataaaataaaaatagccCTCCTGGGGCCGGGAGGCAccactgcgccccctgctgatcaGCACTGGAAATACCGCTCAGCCACTTACCATGTGACTATGTAGACAGACCGCAGGACCAAACAGCCCACCAGTATTCCATACAtgacctggggagggggggggggaggtctccATTACACAAAGCCGTTTACCAAACGCTCTGTCCTCAGACGCAAACACCTCGCTTCAGAATGGTGCATAAATCCAGGGAAACGGGGAAGAAAATGCCAGacgacaacggaggagaggaagaaaagCCTCCTGAGAAGAGACCTCCAAGGTCGACTGGCTTTCTAACATCATAGAAGTAGGGCGTAAACTCAGAGTCCATCAGCAAACAAACCCCCACGCAGGCCTGTGTGAAGCAGCGGCTCCTAGGCCACACCTGTCGGAGCTCGTAACCCTCTAAAATTACCCAGCAGCACTCAAAACAATCTGCCCTGGGGTGCAACGTCTCGACGGCCGGGACTGTCATGACGGGGCAGACACTGTTCCAGGTGCGTTGCTAGACACAGCTCTACTGGGGCAcagcccccctccaccccccattacccatatgattttttttggaAATCTCTGTGACCGTGAAATCCCGTGTTTCGCACAATAACTTTTAAACTTTCCAGTGCCgttaattttgcatttgtcCAAACCAAAACAtagtgctcccagtgtgtaCAATAGTAACTTTGTACATACAGGGGCATAATTTAGATGGTTTGTATATTATAAAAAGGTCTTAACAGGAAATGACAAAGAAATTTGACATGCAAagtgtactgtacagtactgtttaGAAATTGGTAAGAGACTTCTGATCTTATCATTCTGGCTAGCAGACTGATATATATTGAGGCTAGGGAGTGATCATCAGCAAATCTTCACCCTTGTGAATGTGTTACTATATTACCGGGGGGGGGTGACCCACCTCCTTCAGTATCAGACAAGTGTTAAAAACGGACTTGGATCTCTGCCCAAATCTCTGTCAGATTCCTAGCAAACAAAAGGGCTCAGTTTCCTCAAGATCGCTGCTCACTGACCTGATGAAACACCGGCTCTTTCCACTGCAAGTACACCTAAGAGGAAAGGGATGCACGTTAGTTACCTTAATACACGCACAACGGGACAGTCACGGCTGCGGACTGAGGATCGGACAGACGTTAAATCACAAGGCATTAAGTGTGTGGGGTTATCTGCAAACGTAACAGCAGAGTTAATTATCACAAACACTCAGGTAAAAGGAGCTGTCAAAGGGCAGttacatatattacatatatcaGTCATATCTATGAgaacaatacaaaataaaatgtactcAATTGAAATGGCGTTGAAGTTGGCACACTCACCACAGTAACTGCAATGCTGAATCCTGCCAAAACTACGATTGGAATGTAATTTATAGAGTTCTCCTGCTTGAAACATTCGTATCTGCAATACAGACAAAATCTTACCCCGGAACAGCCACCGTAGTTGGACGCAATGTTGAGTGTGAAAAAGCTGACAACGTCtcgccactagatggcagtcaAAGCATGTAAACAAACCTGTCGTACTTCAAACACATATGGTCGGTTCGCCACTGACGGCTGTAATATGCCATCTGACG encodes:
- the acer3 gene encoding alkaline ceramidase 3 → MAPSVDRQGYWGRPTSTLDWCEENYAVSFYIAEFWNTMSNLIMIVPPLYGALQTLKDGLETRYVFAFLGLAAVGIGSWCFHMTLQYEMQLLDELPMIYSCCVFVYCLYECFKQENSINYIPIVVLAGFSIAVTVVYLQWKEPVFHQVMYGILVGCLVLRSVYIVTWVYPWHRSLCYASLAIFFLGFVFWNVDNLLCDTLRASRQNLPPLIGAVTQFHAWWHILTGLGSHLHILLSLQTRATYLRRRPQVKFLCSVWPMVHTEPRRRS